Genomic segment of Geotrypetes seraphini chromosome 4, aGeoSer1.1, whole genome shotgun sequence:
TACTCCACCCTGCCATCATGAGAACTTATCAACCTTTCCCGtctttttgggcagactggatgagcggtacatgtctttatctgccatcatctactatgttgttaTGTAAGCCACATTGATGGCCTCTACTACCCCCAATTGTAGAGAACTTTTCTTTTTACTAGGCCAATGTGTCAACCAACCCTCAGGCCTCCTGCTCAGGGTTAGTAGCAAAGTTTTGCAATAATCCTCACAGCTGTCGAGGTTAGTGATGCTGTGCTGAAAAGCAATCTAGTCGCTCTATTCTATCAGACTGACCCAGCCTTCTGGAAGTCCACTGATGTTTAAGGTTATCCTCAGCTTTCACGTGTGTTTATCCCCCCCACTTTGGTATTCCAGGCAGCTACCGCCATTTGCTTAAATAATTCTCTCCCTCATGATTTCTAGTTCTTTCCATTTAACATACCTTTCCCACATTTCAGTCTTTCTATTCTATTCGCCCATTTCTTCTAGCGTGCCCAGGTTCTTCAGTCTTATCTCAAAGTTAACTCTCACCTCATTTGGTTGCCTTTCCTTGGACTACCCCTATTCCTTCCAAGATATAACCTCCAAGGCAGTCCTGCGGGTGAGGTCTAGCCATTAAGCTACTCcagataataataatcattttatttttatataccgccaaagccatgaaagtttgaggcgtttacaacaagaggtgctggacaatcagcgaagtggtaCAATTCAAAGTCATCGTATATAAGGTAGCCCTTCTCATCTTTTTTAAGCAGCTTCAGCATTTTATGTATCTATTTTTAATAAAAAAGTCTCTACTACTTTCCTGGGGATTACTGTATTCAACCCCACACACCTTGCTTGATGCCACAACCCACCCACCAGGCTGGAGATTTCAGCTACAACTTATTCCCCAACCCATACGTACCAAGGGGATGTCAGACATGGAGTACACCACCACTCCTTGGTACTGGTTTGTGTTCTCTGTGATCCGGCCCAACCCAGATTTCAGCACATGGTTTCCATACAGGAAGGACTGTTCTGCTCCTGGTTTTACCCAGATTTTGTACTGaagcacacagaaaaagcagataATTAGCACTATAGCAATGAATGAAGTTTGGCTTAAAACCCCAGGCACTGAGCAGTCCCTGCCTCCCTACTAGCAAGGGTCCCCAGGAACTAGAGGGCACTGACCTTGGCATATGGAGCGAGGTAGTCCAGAGCTGTAATATGCAGACGGAACTTCTGGCTTTTTGTGAACTTCCCAAAGCAGGTCCCTAGTGATACCAACTTCTCTCGGGCAATGCTTGTTGCCAACTTTAAAATCTTCTCACTGAAAAGCAGCAATTCAGAGATTCATTCCTCAAAGGCAGAGAATTAACCACTCACAAGCAGCTGCTGAATGTAAAGCACCTTAAATTACTACTGGAAAAGAATGAGCAAAATCCTACATAAAGCATGAGGTGACTGTCTCCTTCAGCAGGTACTGACACTACAGCACAAAACAAAGTTTGAATAAGTTCTGCAACTGGTCCATggcgacagagagagagagagagagagagagagagagacagcatgAACTGGTATGTCTCCTGGAAAGTTCTCACCTGACGTAGTACACCCTCTCATTATGTAAACGAAAACAGTAGGTACCGTCTGGCCGATCCACAAGCAATTTAATGTTTTCTCCAATGCTAGGGAAAAGAAATCATAATTGATCATTAACAAATGTCCCTTCACCACTTTAAAACCTGCCACTAGCCCCTCCCTCCTTGATGTCCTAATGAACCTAGTATTCATTCCATAATCAGCTGCAAAGAAACCCAGTGACCAGTCAACTTTATCAGGCAATTTAAACTAAAATCTAGTATTCATGTgcttttaggttcaaacaatttttattgatgcaaacaacaggaAAATAGTAGCAAGGCACCCCAAAGGTGCAGAGTACCAAACAAATATGCATCATATAAATAGTATAACATACAAGGACAAAACAAGAGGAAtatcaaccaaactccccccacccccccgcacACACCACCAAGAGCGTGCAGTGGAAGGAGAGTAGAAAGGCACTctgaggccctggactctgatgagccccgaagatgccacaccactccccccccccacactgaatCTCCTGTACCCTGTCCATAACATTCGTGTGCTTTTATAAaaaggtacaaaaacttagattgagcccactagggacagagaaagtacatgCGTGTTCTCTGCACTGATTAGTAGTATACATAAACCTGGTCTCAGTCACCAGCTAGCTCTTTGGCTCAGGCATCAGGGCATAAAAGAAAATCTGAGGGCCAGACTTACTCCAGTAGGCTGAACGATTGTTTTCCCTGGGGGCTCAATCACTTCACAATCAAGCTGAGACTCATGAACTTCACTTGAAATCTTGGCTGGAGTTCCAACTGCTAAACTAGTTACAAAAGTCTCTCAAATCAGTT
This window contains:
- the NIP7 gene encoding 60S ribosome subunit biogenesis protein NIP7 homolog — protein: MLSSSTSTAAILDASRLPLPLSRPFLFRPGASSACLAERRMRPLTEEETRALFERLSKYIGENIKLLVDRPDGTYCFRLHNERVYYVSEKILKLATSIAREKLVSLGTCFGKFTKSQKFRLHITALDYLAPYAKYKIWVKPGAEQSFLYGNHVLKSGLGRITENTNQYQGVVVYSMSDIPLGFGVAAKSTQECRKLDPMAIVVFHQADIGEYVRHEETLT